The following are encoded together in the Chaetodon auriga isolate fChaAug3 chromosome 6, fChaAug3.hap1, whole genome shotgun sequence genome:
- the rpgrip1l gene encoding protein fantom, protein MSTLLDETAADVPVRDITVNLSRLAAGPESSAYQNARARQDISRVSREELEDRFLRLHEETLHLKQHVHKQDDKIKKLGTKLMRLVKDRGRMEQLAAGGGQPVSRVRDVEMEEMMEELQEKVRGLQTENEGLKQRLLVAKQQLINSQGRRPTPYGHVQSRVNSGLKRLRDDASSPSQSRPKSTRSLEGGGRPPTGLLPRFGHNLLEEARAEIRNLENVIELQRSHMEEMERASELLQDELRKKEAEYEEGLLQVRQQQTSKLRSHVSSNVTMIKLQKQLADRSNAVTELEGRFLQLQESQRTLRASHDAAMAKVDELSAQLKDERLKSLDLEKRLQSSTVAKMKAEQLQEQIRDVEQERDLLKENNEKLVNSAFDVSQQQKWQIQEQQLKLQIVQLETALKADLVDKNEILDKIKAERDSNEKLTEENKKLQLQFLEQRQQLEDLQDRLKACSRENEYDAAELTEALLLIKRQKSQKNGDLSFLKEVEEGANSLRELRAAHAETIQELQKTRNILSMESKICKDYKAELDAVLRKMDADRVEHEQKLERQAQLLDTRAAKIKKLEAQLRDIAYGTKSYIFKPDTADEDEADDLDGTLRLERGENLLELQIVGATLSPSALEVLGDSEPSTFCTYAFYLFELHSTPVVTGQKPKYGFTSKYVVSMDDRFLDYLHRCHVTVELHQALGLDWRTLATGQLRLQQLLEHEGKVHGTAALVGTSDDLRSFGSVDYWLRLRIPMADTIGLFREKLKAVGFIHAAQNADTQLQPSGGWNDLHITVQRCRDLRSRSSQPPSPYVVYKFSDFPDYPTATVHDCCDPHFNDLKSYSVLMDLDLDQYLKSEALRFYVFDYKEEQMDEYVGKAAVPLLALAQDEGVTGVFELTDVSGLPAGHIEVTLKWKFTYLQPSASIRAQEPEFIPREGAGEPEREDGGRLEDEEKHAAVNETESRDRLHISTSVPEISTSKTLLPKLTHKTHLKDGLSTKRVSFMDPTASDGSQQVQVRSSAGVSAQKRPAAPSPAAQRVVTPTAQSGEEEEDEEEESHFSEGQLVPVSSQSVSDDSEISEEIMEDVDEAPAARGDESESTQSDSDDCIVQGGAAGRKPAERLRVEIMSLSLRPESRVAGDASVVRLFVEYSLLDLPTEETPLSLPKPPHGKSVNYNYSKVVPVDAENNEARRRLLRGVLQGRNPQMERIRFTVVSEPPEEEEQERECEDVGVAFLRIPEILERQQDLTETSLNVLDVEDSSEVVGSLTVSVEGLEALQAIMEDQDLERTPVSSLLPSA, encoded by the exons ATGTCCACTCTGCTTgatgagacagcagcagatgtgCCTGTCAGAGACATCACAGTGAATCTGTCCCGACTTGCAGCAGGTCCAG AGTCATCAGCCTATCAAAATGCTCGGGCGCGGCAGGACATCTCTCGGGTGTCcagggaggagctggaggaccgGTTCCTGCGCCTCCATGAGGAGACCCTTCATCTCAAACAGCATGTTCACAAACAGGACGACAAGATCAAgaa GCTGGGCACGAAGCTGATGAGGCTGGTGAAGGACCGGGGCCGGATGGAGCAGCTTGCAGCCGGAGGAGGCCAGCCGGTCTCCAGAGTGCGAGAcgtggagatggaggagatgatggaggagctCCAGGAGAAAGTGCGGGGGCTGCAGACGGAGAACGAGGGTCTGAAACAGCGCCTCCTCGTGGCcaaacagcagctcatcaaCTCGCAGGGCAGGAGGCCGACACCGTACGGCCACGTCCAATCACGAGTCAACTCCGGCCTGAAGAGGCTGCGAGACGACGCTTCCTCTCCTTCTCAGAGTCGACCGAAAA GTACGAGGAGTTTGGAGGGAGGTGGGAGACCTCCGACCGGCCTCTTACCTCGATTTGGACACAACCTGCTGGAGGAGGCGAGGGCTGAGATCCGCAACCT AGAGAATGTGATCGAGCTGCAGCGGAGCCacatggaggagatggagagagcgtccgagctgctgcaggacgagctgaggaagaaagaggcagagtACGAGGAAGGACTTCTGCAGGTCCGACAGCAGCAGACCTCCAAGCTGAG GTCACATGTCAGCAGCAACGTGACGATGATCAAGCTGCAGAAGCAGCTGGCCGACAGGTCCAACGCTGTAACAGAGCTGGAGGGCCGATTTCTGCAACTGCAGGAG AGTCAGAGGACGCTGAGGGCCAGCCACGACGCCGCCATGGCGAAGGTGGACGAGCTGTCGGCTCAGCTCAAAGACGAGAGGCTGAAGAGTTTGGATCTGGAGAAACGGCTGCAGAGCTCGACCGTGGCCAAGATGAAGGCGGAGCAG CTGCAGGAGCAGATCAGGGACGTGGAGCAGGAGCGGGACCTCCTGAAGGAGAACAACGAGAAGCTGGTGAACAG CGCCTTCGATGTGTCTCAGCAGCAGAAGTGGCAGattcaggagcagcagctgaagttaCAGATCGTCCAGCTGGAGACGGCGCTGAAGGCCGACCTCGTCGATAAAAACGAAATCCTCGACAAAATCAAGGCTGAACGag ATTCAAACGAGAAGCTgacagaagaaaataagaaactTCAACTCCAGTTTCtggagcagaggcagcagctggaggatcTACAGGACCGTTTGAAGGCCTGCAGCAGG gAGAACGAGTACGACGCGGCCGAGCTGACCGAGGCGCTGCTGCTCATTAAA AGACAAAAGTCCCAGAAGAACGGAGATCTGAGCTTcctgaaggaggtggaggagggagcgAACTCCCTGCGAGAGCTGCGAGCCGCTCACGCTGAAACCATCCAGGAGCTGCAGAAGACCAGAAACATCCTCAGCATGGAGAGCAAGATCTGCAAAGACTACAAG GCGGAGCTGGACGCTGTGTTGAGGAAGATGGACGCTGACCGAGTGGAGCACGAGCAGAAGCTGGAGCGACAGGCTCAGCTGTTGGACACGAGGGCGGCGAAGATCAAGAAACTGGAAG ctcagctcagagacATCGCCTACGGCACCAAATCCTACATCTTCAAACCCGACACTGCGGATGAAGACGAGGCCGATGACTTGGATGGAACTCTTCGCCTCGAGCGTGGAGAGAACCTTCTCGAGCTTCAGATCGTCGGCGCCACACTGTCTCCGTCCGCCCTGGAGGTTCTGGGCGACTCTGAACCCTCCACCTTCTGCACCTACGCCTTCTATTTGTTCGAGCTGCACTCCACGCCAGTGGTGACGGGCCAGAAACCCAAATACGGGTTCACGTCCAAGTATGTGGTGAGCATGGACGACCGCTTCCTGGACTACCTCCACAGGTGCCACGTCACCGTGGAGCTGCATCAGGCTCTGGGATTAGACTGGAGGACTCTGGCGACCGGTCAGCTtcggctgcagcagcttctggagCACGAAGGGAAAGTTCACGGGACCGCGGCGCTGGTCG GTACGTCTGATGATCTGCGGTCCTTCGGCTCAGTGGATTACTGGCTGAGGTTGAGGATCCCCATGGCGGACACCATCGGCCTGttcagagagaagctgaaggCCGTCGGTTTTATCCACGCCGCTCAGAACGCAGACACGCAG ctgcagCCGTCCGGCGGCTGGAATGACCTTCACATCACGGTCCAGCGCTGCAGAGACCTGCGTTCCAGAAGCTCCCAGCCGCCGAGCCCCTACGTGGTCTACAAGTTCTCCGACTTCCCCGACTACCCGACCGCCACCGTCCACGACTGCTGCGACCCCCACTTCAACGACCTCAAGTCCTACTCCGTCCTcatggacctggacctggaccagtACCTGAAGTCCGAGGCCCTTCGGTTCTACGTGTTCGACTACAAAGAGGAGCAGATGGACGAGTACGTGGGGAAGGCCGCAGTGCCTCTGCTGGCTCTGGCCCAGGATGAGGGGGTCACAG GTGTGTTTGAGCTGACTGATGTCTCTGGACTCCCAGCCGGTCACATTGAAGTGACGCTGAAGTGGAAGTTCACTTACCTCCAACCATCAGCCTCCATCAGGGCCCAAGAGCCCGAGTTCATCCCCCGAGAGGGCGCAGGCGAGCCGGAGCGGGAGGACGGAGGACGCCTGGAGGACGAGGAGAAACACGCCGCTGTCAACGAGACGGAGTCCAGAGACCGTCTTCATATATCCACCTCTGTGCCTGAGATCTCCACGTCTAAG ACTCTGCTGCCAAAGCTCACACACAAGACTCACCTGAAGGACGGTCTGTCCACCAAAAGAGTCTCATTCATGGACCCCACGGCGTCAGACGGCAGCCAGCAG GTGCAGGTCAGGAGCTCAGCAGGTGTGTCTGCACAGAAGAGGCCGGCAGCACCATCACCTGCCGCACAG CGTGTTGTGACTCCAACTGCTCAAAGcggcgaggaagaggaggacgaagaggaaGAGTCTCACTTCTCTGAGGGACAGCTGGTCCCCGTCAGCTCTCAGTCCGTCTCCGACGACTCTGAGATCTCTGAGGAAATAAtggaag ATGTGGACGAGGCCCCGGCGGCCAGAGGGGACGAGAGCGAGTCGACTCAGTCCGACAGCGATGACTGCATCGTTCAGGGGGGGGCCGCGGGGAGGAAG CCGGCCGAGCGGCTGCGGGTGGAGATCATGTCCCTGAGCCTGAGGCCGGAGTCCCGTGTGGCCGGGGACGCCAGCGTGGTGCGTCTGTTCGTGGAGTACTCCCTGCTGGACCTGCCCACGGAGGAGACCCCGCTGTCCCTGCCCAAACCCCCCCACGGCAAGAGCGTCAACTACAACTAcagcaaag TCGTTCCCGTGGACGCCGAGAACAACGAGGCGAGGCGGCGGCTGCTGAGGGGAGTCCTGCAGGGACGAAACCCCCAGATGGAGAG GATCCGCTTCACGGTGGTGAGCGAGCctccggaggaggaggagcaggagagggagtgTGAGGACGTGGGAGTCGCCTTCCTGAGGATCCCCGAAATCCTGGAGAGGCAACAAGACCTGACAGAGACCAGTCTGAACg tTCTGGACGTGGAGGACAGCAGCGAGGTGGTCGGCAGTCTGACCGTGTCTGTGGAGGGACTGGAGGCTCTGCAGGCCATCATGGAGGACCAGGACCTGGAGCGAACCcccgtctcctctctgcttccatcAGCGTGA
- the nox5 gene encoding NADPH oxidase 5, whose protein sequence is MSLDEDARWLEWVTKQFESIAGEDKEIDIDEFKTALKVKESFFAERFFALFDSDGSSSISLDELLEALDLLIHGSETDKLKFLFQVYDVDGSGSIDPDELRTVLKSCLRESAISLPEEKLDDLTLALFESADKDNSGAITFEELKAELENFPEVMENLTISAANWLKPPDLDQKKRHAPRYLTRAYWHNNSRKLLFLVLYACLSLLLFMGAVLQHRQGGAWYMVAKGCGQCLNFNCTFVMILMLRRCLTWLRATWVVRVLPLDQNILLHQIVGYAILCYTLVHTTAHVCNFGTSSEAISGEFSVWEYLLTTRPGIGWVKGTASVTGVILQVVICLMVLCSSTFVRRSGHFEVFYWSHLSYVWVWSLLVVHCANFWKWFVVPGLVFLLEKIVGIAVSHMGGLYIVEVNLLPSKVTHLVIKRPQFFHFKPGDYVYINIPVIAKYEWHPFTISSAPEQPDSLWLHIRSMGQWTNRLYEYFRQPESQSGSPKRLATSLRNHRQLRKAQVSAKFGENHRFCNIKCYVDGPYGTPTRQIFASEHAVLIGAGIGITPFASILQSIMYRYRRRKQNCPNCNYSWCENIKDSEMKLRKVDFIWINRDQKSFEWFVSLLTKLEMDQADEEPEGRFLEMHMYMTSALSKNDMKAIGLQMALDLLAKKEKRDSITGLRTRTQPGRPEWGKVFQKVSEENKGKVHVFYCGSPALAKVIKAQCEHFSFNFYKENF, encoded by the exons ATGAGTCTGGACGAGGACGCCCGCTGGCTGGAGTGGGTGACCAAACAGTTCGAGAGCATCGCCGGAGAGGACAAAGAGATCGACATCGATGAGTTCAAAACGGCCCTCAAGGTCAAAGAG TCTTTCTTCGCAGAGCGTTTCTTCGCGCTCTTCGACTCAGACggcagcagctccatcagtcTGGACGAGCTGCTGGAAGCTCTGGACCTCCTGATCCACGGCAGCGAGACGGACAAGCTCAAGTTCCTGTTCCAGGTCTACGACGTGGACG GCAGCGGCTCCATCGATCCTGACGAGCTGCGAACCGTTCTCAAGTCGTGTCTGCGTGAGAGCGCCATCTCTCTGCCGGAGGAGAAGCTGGACGACTTGACGCTGGCGCTGTTCGAGTCGGCCGACAAAGACAACAGCGGCGCCATCACCTTCGAGGAGCTCAAGGCGGAGCTGGAGAACTTCCCCGAGGTGATGGAGAACCTCACCATCAG TGCTGCGAACTGGTTGAAGCCTCCTGATCTGGATCAGAAGAAGCGTCACGCTCCACGTTACCTGACTCGAGCCTACTGGCACAACAACAGCCGGAAGCTGCTGTTCCTGGTCTTGTACGCCTGCCTGagcctgctgctgttcatggGGGCCGTGCTGCAGCACCGCCAGGGGGGGGCCTGGTACATGGTGGCCAAAGGCTGCGGACAGTGTCTCAACTTCAACTGCACCTTCGTCATG atccTGATGCTGCGTCGCTGTTTAACCTGGCTGAGGGCCACCTGGGTGGTCCGGGTCTTACCTCTGGACCAGAACATCCTGCTGCATCAGATCGTGGGCTACGCCATCCTCTGCTACACGCTGGTCCACACCACCGCTCACGTCTGTAACTTTGGTACGAGCTCAGAGGCGATCAG CGGTGAGTTCAGCGTGTGGGAGTATCTGCTGACCACCAGGCCGGGGATCGGCTGGGTGAAGGGGACGGCCTCGGTGACGGGGGTCATTCTGCAGGTCGTCATCTGCCTCATGGTGCTCTGCTCCAGCACCTTCGTCCGGCGCAGCGGACACTTCGAG GTGTTTTACTGGTCTCACCTGTCCTACGTGTGggtctggtctctgctggtggTTCATTGTGCAAACTTCTGGAAGTGGTTCGTGGTTCCTGGTTTGGTCTTCCTGCTGGAGAAGATCGTGGGAATCGCTGTTTCTCACATGGGCGGTCTCTACATCGTGGAGGTCAACCTGCTGCCGTCCAAG GTGACTCACCTGGTCATCAAACGTCCTCAGTTCTTCCATTTCAAGCCTGGAGATTACGTCTACATCAACATCCCGGTCATAGCGAAGTACGAGTGGCACCCGTTCACCATCAGCAGCGCTCCAGAGCAGCCAG aTTCTCTGTGGCTTCACATCCGCTCGATGGGTCAGTGGACCAACCGTCTGTACGAGTACTTCAGACAGCCAGAGAGCCAGAGCGGCAGCCCCAAGAGGCTCGCCACGAGCCTGAGGAACCACCGGCAGCTGAGGAAGGCCCag GTTTCCGCCAAGTTTGGTGAGAATCACAGATTCTGCAACATCAAG TGTTACGTGGACGGACCCTACGGGACCCCGACCAGGCAGATCTTTGCCTCTGAGCACGCGGTCCTGATCGGGGCCGGGATCGGCATCACGCCATTCGCCTCCATCCTGCAAAGCATCATGTACCG GTACCGCAGGAGGAAGCAGAACTGTCCCAACTGTAACTACTCCTGGTGTGAGAACATCAAGGACAGCGAGATGAAGCTACGCAAA GTGGACTTCATCTGGATCAACAGAGACCAGAAGTCCTTCGAGTGGTTTGTCAGCTTACTGACCAAACTGGAGATGGACCAGGCCGACGAGGAGCCAGAAG gtCGCTTCCTGGAGATGCACATGTACATGACGTCAGCGCTCAGTAAGAACGACATGAAGGCCATCGGCCTGCAGATGGCGCTCGACCTCCTGGccaagaaggagaagagggacTCCATCACCGGCCTGAGGACCAGAACCCAACCTGGACGGCCCGAGTGGGGGAAG GTGTTTCAGAAGGTGTCCGAGGAGAACAAAGGGAAGGTCCACGTCTTCTACTGCGGCTCTCCTGCTTTGGCCAAAGTCATCAAAGCTCAGTGTGAACACTTCAGCTTCAACTTCTACAAGGAGAACTTCTGA